Proteins encoded together in one Miscanthus floridulus cultivar M001 chromosome 16, ASM1932011v1, whole genome shotgun sequence window:
- the LOC136510130 gene encoding translation initiation factor IF-2, chloroplastic-like isoform X2, giving the protein MASPASVTNLGSNGRSGPLPAAAAAAARRAHLVTRISFTGFDGIRRWQYEPGRLCRCMVITNLIEEKGVQFSSRGSVSVKADDDNDLLLKPPQKPVPPQKPVQPNGPPESMKTASLPDQKTAGATLDDREKVRESLDAVLEKAEKLEASSFGNADGGNLSSGQNNVSSNGPGPTLVEEGGNSRKTKTLKSVWRKGNPVPTVRKVIREQQRTESRSQSIPVAKPSVSSPSKPAPPLLSKPSVAPPPRRPVKSDTSKEKKGPILIDKFASKRAAVDPIVPEELLDPLKPVRGPPAKVRVDRRKKPDTQAGSRRRMPNDDGLVDEDTADVPISGVAVRKGRRWSKAKRRAARLEAMQAEEPVRVEILEVGEEGMLIEDLAYDLAVSESEILRFLSVRGVMLDNVQTLDKDLVKMVCMEYDVEVLESGPVKVEEMAKKKEFLDEEDLDKLEVRPPIVTIMGHVDHGKTTLLDYIRKSKVVASEAGGITQGIGAYQVLVPVDGNPQACIFLDTPGHEAFGAMRARGARVTDICIVVVAADDGVQPQTSEAIAHARAAGVPIIIAINKISALTGDNVDELLETVMLVAELQELKANPHRNAKGTVIEACLDKAKGPLATLVVQNGTLNKADIIVCGEAYGKIRALYDDRGKLVDKAGPSNAVQVIGLNNVPLAGDEFEVVDNLDVARERANERAEALRLERISAKAGEGKVTLSSIAVSVSSAKQTGIDTHELNVILKVDFQGTIEAIRQAIQALPQENVSLRFLLQAPGDVSVSDVDLAVASEGIIFGFNVRAPGSVKNYAKKKSVEIRLYKVIYDLIDDLRNAMEGLLEPAEEEVPIGSAKVRAVFSSGSGKVAGCMITTGKVVQDCNVRVLRKGKEVYVGSLDSLRRVKEAVKEVGAGLECGIGVDDFDEWQEGDIVEAFNTVKKARTLEEASATVTAALKSAGVQL; this is encoded by the exons ATGGCATCTCCTGCTTCCGTCACCAACCTCGGAAGCAATGGGAGGTCTGGCCCACtcccggctgctgctgctgctgctgcaaggaGGGCGCACTTGGTCACAAGGATCAGCTTCACGGGGTTCGACGGCATAAGGCGGTGGCAGTATGAGCCTGGGAGGCTTTGCAGGTGTATGGTCATCACTAATCTGATTGAGGAGAAGGGTGTTCAGTTCTCGTCAAGAGGGAGTGTCAGTGTGAAGGCTGATGATGACAATGATCTCCTTCTGAAGCCGCCACAGAAGCCAGTACCACCACAGAAGCCAGTCCAGCCAAATGGACCACCGGAGAGCATGAAAACAGCATCACTGCCTGATCAGAAGACAGCAGGGGCAACTTTAGATGACAGAGAAAAGGTCAGGGAGTCATTGGACGCTGTATTGGAGAAGGCAGAGAAGCTTGAAGCCTCGAGCTTTGGTAATGCAGATGGTGGCAACCTTAGTTCAGGGCAGAATAATGTTTCGAGTAATGGCCCAGGACCAACATTAGTGGAGGAAGGTGGGAATTCGAGGAAGACAAAAACACTAAAGAGTGTATGGCGGAAGGGGAACCCTGTGCCAACAGTACGTAAGGTCATTAGAGAGCAACAACGAACTGAAAGTAGGAGTCAGTCTATACCTGTGGCTAAACCTTCAGTGTCATCTCCATCGAAACCTGCCCCTCCGCTACTATCTAAACCTTCTGTAGCACCGCCTCCTCGTCGGCCTGTCAAGTCCGATACATCAAAGGAGAAAAAAGGACCCATCCTTATTGATAAATTTGCTTCCAAGAGGGCAGCAGTTGATCCGATTGTACCTGAGGAATTGTTAGATCCTCTAAAACCAGTGCGAGGCCCACCAGCAAAAGTCAGAGTTGATCGTCGCAAAAAACCAGACACACAAGCTGGTTCCCGGCGACGTATGCCCAATGATGATGGATTAGTTGATGAGGATACTGCTGATGTGCCAATTTCTGGTGTTGCAGTGCGCAAGGGTAGGAGGTGGAGCAAGGCAAAACGCCGGGCTGCAAGGCTAGAGGCTATGCAAGCTGAAGAGCCAGTCAGAGTTGAGATCCTTGAAGTTGGTGAAGAAGGTATGCTGATTGAGGACTTGGCATATGACTTGGCAGTTAGTGAATCAGAAATTTTACGATTCTTATCGGTGAGAGGAGTTATGCTTGACAATGTTCAGACTCTGGATAAAGATTTGGTTAAGATGGTTTGCATGGAATATGATGTTGAAGTACTAGAAAGTGGTCCTGTGAAAGTGGAGGAAATGGCGAAGAAGAAGGAGTTCCTTGATGAGGAAGATTTGGATAAATTGGAAGTGAGACCTCCCATTGTGACTATCATGGGACATGTTGATCATGGGAAG ACAACTCTGTTGGATTATATACGCAAGAGCAAG GTGGTGGCATCTGAAGCTGGTGGTATTACACAAGGGATTGGAGCATATCAGGTTCTTGTACCAGTAGATGGAAACCCTCAAGCCTGTATTTTTCTGGATACTCCAGGACATGAG GCATTTGGTGCAATGAGAGCTAGAGGAGCTAGAGTAACTGATATCTgtattgttgttgttgctgcggaTGATGGTGTTCAGCCACAAACAAGTGAGGCAATTGCACATGCAAGGGCAGCCGGAGTGCCAATTATAATAGCAATAAACAAG ATAAGTGCTCTTACTGGGGACAATGTTGATGAACTTCTAGAGACTGTCATGCTTGTTGCAGAG TTGCAAGAATTAAAGGCCAATCCACATAGAAATGCGAAGGGCACTGTTATTGAAGCATGCCTTGACAAGGCCAAAGGGCCTCTTGCTACCTTGGTTGTTCAGAATGGAACCCTAAACAAAGCTGATATTATTGTGTGTGGTGAAGCTTATGGAAAG ATCCGTGCATTGTATGATGACCGTGGGAAGCTCGTTGACAAAGCAGGACCATCCAATGCCGTGCAG GTTATTGGCCTCAATAATGTTCCCCTTGCCGGCGATGAATTTGAGGTTGTTGACAACCTTGATGTTGCACGTGAAAGGGCGAATGAGCGTGCTGAAGCACTGCGCCTAGAAAGGATATCTGCAAAAGCTGGGGAAGGAAAAGTCACGCTTTCATCTATTGCAGTATCGGTTTCATCTGCGAAGCAAACTGGAATTGATACACATGAGCTAAATGTTATCCTTAAAGTTGATTTTCAG GGTACAATCGAGGCCATTAGGCAAGCCATCCAAGCTCTACCACAAGAAAATGTCTCTCTGAGGTTCCTCCTTCAAGCTCCAGGAGATGTGAGTGTTAGCGATGTTGATCTGGCTGTTGCTTCAGAAGGAATTATATTTGGCTTTAATGTCAGAGCACCAGGATCAGTTAAAAACTATGCTAAGAAGAAAAGTGTTGAAATTCGTCTGTACAAAGTGATCTACGATTTGATTGATGATTTACGGAATGCCATGGAAGGTCTTCTTGAACCTGCTGAG GAGGAAGTACCAATTGGTTCTGCAAAAGTTCGAGCTGTTTTTAGTAGTGGCAGTGGAAAAGTAGCAGGCTGCATGATTACTACAGGAAAAGTTGTTCAAGATTGTAATGTTCGGGTTCTCCGCAAAGGGAAAGAAGTATATGTGGGTTCGCTTGATTCCTTGAGAAGGGTGAAAGAAGCTGTAAAGGAG GTTGGTGCTGGGCTAGAGTGTGGTATTGGTGTAGATGACTTCGATGAATGGCAGGAAGGTGACATCGTAGAGGCATTCAATACTGTGAAGAAGGCAAGAACCCTCGAGGAGGCCTCTGCTACCGTGACTGCGGCGCTCAAGAGTGCAGGTGTCCAGCTGTAG
- the LOC136510130 gene encoding translation initiation factor IF-2, chloroplastic-like isoform X1: MASPASVTNLGSNGRSGPLPAAAAAAARRAHLVTRISFTGFDGIRRWQYEPGRLCRCMVITNLIEEKGVQFSSRGSVSVKADDDNDLLLKPPQKPVPPQKPVQPNGPPESMKTASLPDQKTAGATLDDREKVRESLDAVLEKAEKLEASSFGNADGGNLSSGQNNVSSNGPGPTLVEEGGNSRKTKTLKSVWRKGNPVPTVRKVIREQQRTESRSQSIPVAKPSVSSPSKPAPPLLSKPSVAPPPRRPVKSDTSKEKKGPILIDKFASKRAAVDPIVPEELLDPLKPVRGPPAKVRVDRRKKPDTQAGSRRRMPNDDGLVDEDTADVPISGVAVRKGRRWSKAKRRAARLEAMQAEEPVRVEILEVGEEGMLIEDLAYDLAVSESEILRFLSVRGVMLDNVQTLDKDLVKMVCMEYDVEVLESGPVKVEEMAKKKEFLDEEDLDKLEVRPPIVTIMGHVDHGKTTLLDYIRKSKVVASEAGGITQGIGAYQVLVPVDGNPQACIFLDTPGHEAFGAMRARGARVTDICIVVVAADDGVQPQTSEAIAHARAAGVPIIIAINKIEKEGANAERVMQELSQIGLMPEMWGGDTPMIQISALTGDNVDELLETVMLVAELQELKANPHRNAKGTVIEACLDKAKGPLATLVVQNGTLNKADIIVCGEAYGKIRALYDDRGKLVDKAGPSNAVQVIGLNNVPLAGDEFEVVDNLDVARERANERAEALRLERISAKAGEGKVTLSSIAVSVSSAKQTGIDTHELNVILKVDFQGTIEAIRQAIQALPQENVSLRFLLQAPGDVSVSDVDLAVASEGIIFGFNVRAPGSVKNYAKKKSVEIRLYKVIYDLIDDLRNAMEGLLEPAEEEVPIGSAKVRAVFSSGSGKVAGCMITTGKVVQDCNVRVLRKGKEVYVGSLDSLRRVKEAVKEVGAGLECGIGVDDFDEWQEGDIVEAFNTVKKARTLEEASATVTAALKSAGVQL; encoded by the exons ATGGCATCTCCTGCTTCCGTCACCAACCTCGGAAGCAATGGGAGGTCTGGCCCACtcccggctgctgctgctgctgctgcaaggaGGGCGCACTTGGTCACAAGGATCAGCTTCACGGGGTTCGACGGCATAAGGCGGTGGCAGTATGAGCCTGGGAGGCTTTGCAGGTGTATGGTCATCACTAATCTGATTGAGGAGAAGGGTGTTCAGTTCTCGTCAAGAGGGAGTGTCAGTGTGAAGGCTGATGATGACAATGATCTCCTTCTGAAGCCGCCACAGAAGCCAGTACCACCACAGAAGCCAGTCCAGCCAAATGGACCACCGGAGAGCATGAAAACAGCATCACTGCCTGATCAGAAGACAGCAGGGGCAACTTTAGATGACAGAGAAAAGGTCAGGGAGTCATTGGACGCTGTATTGGAGAAGGCAGAGAAGCTTGAAGCCTCGAGCTTTGGTAATGCAGATGGTGGCAACCTTAGTTCAGGGCAGAATAATGTTTCGAGTAATGGCCCAGGACCAACATTAGTGGAGGAAGGTGGGAATTCGAGGAAGACAAAAACACTAAAGAGTGTATGGCGGAAGGGGAACCCTGTGCCAACAGTACGTAAGGTCATTAGAGAGCAACAACGAACTGAAAGTAGGAGTCAGTCTATACCTGTGGCTAAACCTTCAGTGTCATCTCCATCGAAACCTGCCCCTCCGCTACTATCTAAACCTTCTGTAGCACCGCCTCCTCGTCGGCCTGTCAAGTCCGATACATCAAAGGAGAAAAAAGGACCCATCCTTATTGATAAATTTGCTTCCAAGAGGGCAGCAGTTGATCCGATTGTACCTGAGGAATTGTTAGATCCTCTAAAACCAGTGCGAGGCCCACCAGCAAAAGTCAGAGTTGATCGTCGCAAAAAACCAGACACACAAGCTGGTTCCCGGCGACGTATGCCCAATGATGATGGATTAGTTGATGAGGATACTGCTGATGTGCCAATTTCTGGTGTTGCAGTGCGCAAGGGTAGGAGGTGGAGCAAGGCAAAACGCCGGGCTGCAAGGCTAGAGGCTATGCAAGCTGAAGAGCCAGTCAGAGTTGAGATCCTTGAAGTTGGTGAAGAAGGTATGCTGATTGAGGACTTGGCATATGACTTGGCAGTTAGTGAATCAGAAATTTTACGATTCTTATCGGTGAGAGGAGTTATGCTTGACAATGTTCAGACTCTGGATAAAGATTTGGTTAAGATGGTTTGCATGGAATATGATGTTGAAGTACTAGAAAGTGGTCCTGTGAAAGTGGAGGAAATGGCGAAGAAGAAGGAGTTCCTTGATGAGGAAGATTTGGATAAATTGGAAGTGAGACCTCCCATTGTGACTATCATGGGACATGTTGATCATGGGAAG ACAACTCTGTTGGATTATATACGCAAGAGCAAG GTGGTGGCATCTGAAGCTGGTGGTATTACACAAGGGATTGGAGCATATCAGGTTCTTGTACCAGTAGATGGAAACCCTCAAGCCTGTATTTTTCTGGATACTCCAGGACATGAG GCATTTGGTGCAATGAGAGCTAGAGGAGCTAGAGTAACTGATATCTgtattgttgttgttgctgcggaTGATGGTGTTCAGCCACAAACAAGTGAGGCAATTGCACATGCAAGGGCAGCCGGAGTGCCAATTATAATAGCAATAAACAAG atagagaaggagggagcTAATGCAGAACGAGTTATGCAAGAGCTTTCCCAAATTGGGCTAATGCCAGAAATGTGGGGTGGTGATACCCCAATGATTCAG ATAAGTGCTCTTACTGGGGACAATGTTGATGAACTTCTAGAGACTGTCATGCTTGTTGCAGAG TTGCAAGAATTAAAGGCCAATCCACATAGAAATGCGAAGGGCACTGTTATTGAAGCATGCCTTGACAAGGCCAAAGGGCCTCTTGCTACCTTGGTTGTTCAGAATGGAACCCTAAACAAAGCTGATATTATTGTGTGTGGTGAAGCTTATGGAAAG ATCCGTGCATTGTATGATGACCGTGGGAAGCTCGTTGACAAAGCAGGACCATCCAATGCCGTGCAG GTTATTGGCCTCAATAATGTTCCCCTTGCCGGCGATGAATTTGAGGTTGTTGACAACCTTGATGTTGCACGTGAAAGGGCGAATGAGCGTGCTGAAGCACTGCGCCTAGAAAGGATATCTGCAAAAGCTGGGGAAGGAAAAGTCACGCTTTCATCTATTGCAGTATCGGTTTCATCTGCGAAGCAAACTGGAATTGATACACATGAGCTAAATGTTATCCTTAAAGTTGATTTTCAG GGTACAATCGAGGCCATTAGGCAAGCCATCCAAGCTCTACCACAAGAAAATGTCTCTCTGAGGTTCCTCCTTCAAGCTCCAGGAGATGTGAGTGTTAGCGATGTTGATCTGGCTGTTGCTTCAGAAGGAATTATATTTGGCTTTAATGTCAGAGCACCAGGATCAGTTAAAAACTATGCTAAGAAGAAAAGTGTTGAAATTCGTCTGTACAAAGTGATCTACGATTTGATTGATGATTTACGGAATGCCATGGAAGGTCTTCTTGAACCTGCTGAG GAGGAAGTACCAATTGGTTCTGCAAAAGTTCGAGCTGTTTTTAGTAGTGGCAGTGGAAAAGTAGCAGGCTGCATGATTACTACAGGAAAAGTTGTTCAAGATTGTAATGTTCGGGTTCTCCGCAAAGGGAAAGAAGTATATGTGGGTTCGCTTGATTCCTTGAGAAGGGTGAAAGAAGCTGTAAAGGAG GTTGGTGCTGGGCTAGAGTGTGGTATTGGTGTAGATGACTTCGATGAATGGCAGGAAGGTGACATCGTAGAGGCATTCAATACTGTGAAGAAGGCAAGAACCCTCGAGGAGGCCTCTGCTACCGTGACTGCGGCGCTCAAGAGTGCAGGTGTCCAGCTGTAG